One window of the Rhipicephalus sanguineus isolate Rsan-2018 chromosome 2, BIME_Rsan_1.4, whole genome shotgun sequence genome contains the following:
- the LOC119382673 gene encoding AP-2 complex subunit alpha, whose translation MPPAKGDGMRGLAVFISDIRNCKSKEAETKRINKELANIRSKFKGDKTLDGYQKKKYICKLLFIFLLGHDIDFGHMEAVNLLSSNKYSEKQIGYLFILVLMNAKDELMRLIVQSIKNDLASRNPVHANLALQCVANMGNLEMAEAFGRDIPKLLVSPDTMDQVKQSAALCLLRLLRTLPDVVPGGEWTSRIIHLLNDQHLGVVTASVSLIDALVKKNPEEYKGCIPLAVSRLSRIVNASYTDLQDYTYYFVPAPWLCMKLLRLLQNYPPPEEPSVRGRLNECLESLLNKAQEPAKSKKVQHSNARHAVLFEAISLILHMDRLGALPEPHLLIRACSQLGHFLQHRETNLRYMALEGLCLLATSDSSHEAVKKHQETVVAALKMERDVSVRQKAVDLLYAMCDRTNAQLIVGEMLNYLETADYAIREEMVLKVAILAEKYASDYAWYVDVVLNLIRVAGDHVSEEVWYRVVQIVANRDDVQGYAAKVCFQALQAPACHENMVKVAGYVLGEFGNLVAGDQRSAPAIQFRLLHSKYHLCSAPTRALLLTTYIKFINLFPEIKAEIQEVLRSDNNLRCADAELQQRSVEYLGLSRIASPDVLATVLEEMPPFPERESSILAMLKRRKPGLKEATSETAPPPTPPRSAESSTKLPVTNGGGVEADLLGLSMQPSEEEALPVAAPVSAEDGLRKMVIRNTGVLFENEVIQVGVRAEFKQNLGRLSLFYGNKSTFQLQGVTATVSCRGDQATKLFVQAKPVEKVIDAGSQIQQIVSVECLQEFQEPPELLVHFLYVGSAQSVSIKLPVFLNKFFEPTAMNAESFFARWKNLTGPQQEEQKVFRARFPMEAAAIRTKLEGFGMQLLEAIDPNPNNYVCAGIVCTRGQQVGCLMRLEPNVEARMFRLTIRASKSHVAKIMVDLLYEHL comes from the coding sequence ATGCCGCCGGCTAAAGGGGACGGCATGCGGGGCCTAGCCGTGTTTATTTCCGACATCCGCAACTGCAAGAGCAAGGAGGCCGAAACCAAGCGAATCAACAAAGAATTGGCCAATATTCGGTCAAAGTTCAAGGGCGACAAGACGCTGGACGGTTACCAAAAGAAGAAGTATATCTGCAAGTTGCTGTTCATCTTCCTTCTAGGGCACGACATAGATTTCGGTCACATGGAAGCGGTGAACCTGCTCAGTTCGAACAAATACTCTGAAAAGCAGATCGGGTACCTCTTCATACTGGTGCTTATGAATGCCAAAGACGAACTCATGCGCCTTATCGTGCAGTCTATCAAGAACGATTTGGCTTCTCGCAACCCCGTTCACGCCAACCTCGCACTTCAATGCGTCGCCAACATGGGCAACCTGGAGATGGCCGAAGCGTTCGGCCGCGACATTCCCAAACTCTTGGTCTCTCCCGACACCATGGACCAGGTGAAGCAGAGCGCCGCGCTATGCCTCCTACGCCTTCTCCGCACCCTGCCTGACGTCGTGCCAGGGGGCGAGTGGACTTCGCGCATTATCCACCTACTCAACGACCAACACCTGGGTGTCGTCACGGCCTCTGTCAGCCTTATCGACGCGCTGGTCAAGAAAAACCCGGAGGAGTACAAAGGATGCATACCGCTTGCCGTATCGCGGCTGAGTCGCATCGTGAACGCCTCCTACACGGACCTGCAGGACTACACCTACTACTTCGTACCGGCTCCCTGGCTGTGCATGAAACTGCTGCGACTTCTACAGAACTACCCGCCTCCCGAGGAGCCTAGCGTACGTGGTAGGCTCAACGAGTGCCTCGAGTCCCTGCTCAACAAAGCCCAGGAACCGGCGAAATCGAAGAAAGTGCAACACTCGAACGCTCGCCATGCTGTGCTGTTCGAAGCCATCTCGCTCATTCTGCACATGGACCGGCTTGGAGCGCTGCCCGAGCCACACCTCCTCATTCGCGCCTGCAGCCAGCTCGGTCATTTCCTGCAGCACCGAGAGACAAACTTGCGTTACATGGCTCTGGAAGGGCTCTGTCTTCTGGCCACCTCAGATTCGTCGCACGAAGCTGTGAAGAAACACCAGGAGACCGTGGTAGCTGCCTTGAAGATGGAGCGTGACGTCAGCGTCCGGCAGAAGGCGGTGGATCTGCTTTATGCCATGTGCGATCGCACCAATGCTCAGCTCATCGTAGGCGAGATGTTGAACTACCTCGAGACCGCCGACTATGCCATTCGTGAGGAGATGGTGCTTAAGGTAGCTATCCTGGCCGAGAAGTATGCATCAGACTACGCATGGTATGTCGATGTAGTGCTCAATCTCATCCGTGTTGCTGGTGATCACGTCAGTGAGGAAGTTTGGTATCGTGTCGTGCAGATTGTAGCCAATCGTGACGATGTCCAGGGTTATGCAGCCAAAGTCTGCTTTCAAGCACTTCAGGCACCAGCCTGCCACGAAAATATGGTGAAGGTTGCTGGCTACGTGCTTGGAGAGTTTGGCAACCTTGTTGCTGGAGACCAGCGCTCTGCACCAGCAATTCAGTTCCGCCTGCTACATTCCAAGTACCACCTGTGCAGTGCTCCAACACGTGCCCTCTTGTTGACCACTTACATCAAGTTTATTAACCTTTTCCCCGAAATAAAGGCCGAAATCCAAGAGGTACTGAGGAGTGACAACAATCTTCGCTGTGCTGATGCTGAGCTACAACAGCGCTCGGTTGAATACCTCGGTCTGAGTCGCATTGCTTCACCTGACGTGCTTGCCACTGTGCTAGAAGAAATGCCACCTTTTCCAGAGAGAGAGTCTTCCATACTTGCAATGCTAAAGCGTAGAAAGCCTGGTCTTAAAGAAGCTACGAGTGAAACTGCTCCGCCACCTACACCACCACGATCTGCAGAAAGCAGTACTAAGTTGCCTGTGACCAATGGAGGAGGCGTGGAGGCCGACCTTTTGGGACTTTCTATGCAACCTTCTGAGGAAGAAGCACTGCCTGTTGCTGCACCTGTTAGTGCTGAGGACGGTCTTCGAAAAATGGTGATACGCAACACGGGTGTCCTATTTGAGAATGAAGTCATTCAAGTTGGTGTGAGAGCAGAGTTCAAGCAGAACCTCGGCCGTCTGAGCCTCTTCTATGGCAACAAGAGCACATTTCAGCTGCAGGGTGTCACAGCTACTGTGTCCTGCCGGGGTGATCAGGCGACCAAGCTTTTTGTGCAGGCCAAGCCAGTAGAGAAAGTGATCGATGCTGGCTCCCAAATTCAACAGATTGTCAGTGTAGAGTGCCTTCAAGAATTCCAAGAACCTCCAGAACTGTTGGTTCATTTTCTTTATGTTGGTAGTGCTCAGTCTGTGTCCATTAAGCTTCCCGTCTTTCTGAACAAATTTTTCGAGCCAACGGCTATGAATGCTGAAAGCTTTTTTGCTCGCTGGAAAAACCTTACAGGGCCACAACAAGAGGAACAAAAAGTTTTTCGGGCACGGTTTCCCATGGAAGCTGCTGCCATCAGAACAAAGTTGGAAGGCTTTGGTATGCAGCTGCTCGAGGCAATCGACCCAAACCCCAACAACTACGTCTGTGCTGGTATTGTGTGTACGCGTGGCCAACAGGTCGGGTGCCTTATGCGGCTGGAGCCTAATGTCGAAGCTCGCATGTTCCGTCTGACTATTCGTGCCAGCAAAAGCCATGTTGCAAAAATCATGGTTGACCTTTTGTACGAGCATTTGTAA